The following are encoded together in the Populus trichocarpa isolate Nisqually-1 chromosome 5, P.trichocarpa_v4.1, whole genome shotgun sequence genome:
- the LOC7464785 gene encoding protein COFACTOR ASSEMBLY OF COMPLEX C SUBUNIT B CCB3, chloroplastic, whose product MAALSSLHHNQNHIRWAPLIHKKAKFNVSERLNCPTRGHSSQGHQVLSSRTCCFTRVAASLNVDLAMSHGDISGEPFSIPEVVGNINVGIPKTSDATSNLIQRLMLADLDPAAAKSAVGILGPFLSAFSFLFILRIVMSWYPKLPVGKFPYVLVYAPTEPLLIPTRKLIPPLGGVDVTPVVWFGLLSFLNEILVGPQGLLVLLSQQIS is encoded by the exons ATGGCAGCATTATCTTCCCTCCACCACAACCAGAATCATATAAGATGGGCGCCTTTGATACACAAGAAAGCCAAATTTAATGTTTCT GAGAGGTTGAACTGCCCTACCAGAGGACATTCCAGCCAAGGCCATCAAGTCCTGTCGTCAAGGACGTGCTGCTTTACCAGAGTCGCAGCTTCTCTTAATGTAGACCTCGCAATGTCACATGGAGACATATCAGGGGAGCCGTTTAGCATTCCTGAGGTTGTTGGGAATATCAACGTAGGCATACCAAAAACATCAGATGCTACCTCAAATTTAATTCAGAGATTGATGCTGGCAGATTTAGACCCTGCCGCAGCGAAGTCAGCGGTAGGTATCTTGGGGCCATTCCTCTCAGcattttcctttctatttattttgagGATAGTAATGTCATGGTACCCAAAGCTTCCTGTCGGGAAGTTTCCATATGTATTAGTTTATGCTCCCACAGAACCACTTCTCATTCCGACCAGAAAGTTGATTCCACCACTTGGAGGAGTGGATGTGACTCCTGTGGTATGGTTTGGGTTATTGAGTTTCCTCAACGAAATATTGGTCGGTCCTCAAGGGCTTCTGGTTCTTCTTTCTCAGCAGATTAGCTGA
- the LOC7492498 gene encoding 2-dehydro-3-deoxyphosphooctonate aldolase isoform X2, giving the protein MDSSTALFDQLKVAEPFFLLAGPNVIESEEHILRMANHLKTISTKVGLPLVFKSSFDKANRTSSKSFRGPGMSEGLKILEKVKIAYDIPIVTDVHETIQCEPVGKVADIIQIPAFLCRQTDLLVAAAKTGKIINIKKGQFCAPSVMSNSAEKVRLAGNPNVMVCERGTMFGYSDLIVDPRNLEWIREANCPVVADITHSLQQPAGRKLDGGGVASGGLRELIPCIARTAVAVGVDGIFMED; this is encoded by the exons GTGATTGAATCTGAAGAACACATTCTTAGAATGGCCAACCATCTCAAGACTATCTCCACCAA AGTTGGGTTGCCACTGGTTTTTAAATCAAGCTTTGATAAAGCTAACAGGACATCCTCAAAATCATTTAGAGGTCCAGGAATGAGCGAAGGCTTGAAG ATCCTTGAGAAGGTTAAAATAGCATATGACATCCCCATTGTTACTGATGTGCATGAAACAATTCAG TGTGAACCAGTTGGCAAAGTTGCAGATATCATTCAGATTCCAGCCTTTTTATGTCGTCAG ACAGATCTTCTAGTTGCAGCTGCCAAGACTGggaaaattatcaatattaagAAAGGCCAATTCTGTGCTCCTTCT GTCATGTCAAATTCTGCTGAGAAGGTAAGATTGGCTGGAAATCCAAATGTCATGGTTTGTGAGAGGGGAACTATGTTTGGCTATA GTGATTTGATTGTTGATCCGCGTAATTTGGAATGGATCAGGGAAGCTAATTGTCCTGTT GTAGCTGACATCACACATTCACTACAACAGCCTGCTGGGAGAAAG TTGGATGGTGGAGGTGTTGCTAGTGGAGGTCTTCGTGAATTGATACCATGCATTGCAAGGACAGCAGTGGCCGTTGGGGTGGATGGAATTTTCATGGAG GACTAA
- the LOC7492497 gene encoding anamorsin homolog: protein MDTKRMLQNSVLALTDDTLISIGTVTNAAREVANDGVDQCDPQIITQASSLSKLPLEPSSVDIVIPIFRSIEFPGDLLVKEMFRVLKPGGTILIYSSQQSVIGETDKAISGLQRKLLLGGFLEAEALQPKPVGLSNVVCSFGVKAKKPSWNIGSSFALKKSIKSPVKVQNDDYSDLIDEDSLLTEEDLKKPQLPPVGDCEVGSTRKACKNCTCGRAEEEEKVKLGPTMDQLSNPQSACGSCGLGDAFRCGTCPYKGLPPFKLGEKVSLSENFLVADI, encoded by the exons TGGTACTGTAACAAATGCGGCAAGGGAGGTTGCCAATGATGGAGTTGATCAGTGTGATCCTCAAATTATCACTCAAGCATCATCTCTAA GTAAGCTGCCATTGGAGCCTTCCTCCGTGGATATTGTCATTCCCATCTTCAGATCAATTGAATTTCCTGGTGACCTGTTGGTAAAGGAAATGTTTAGAGTGTTGAAGCCTGGTGGAACCATTCTGATTTACAGTTCTCAGCAATCTGTTATAGGGGAAACTGACAAG GCAATTTCTGGTCTTCAGCGCAAGTTGCTTTTGGGTGGTTTCTTGGAAGCGGAAGCTCTACAACCAAAACCTGTTGGCCTCTCCAATGTCGTTTGTTCTTTTGGG GTCAAGGCCAAAAAACCTTCTTGGAATATTGGTTCATCCTTTGCACTAAAGAAATCTATAAAATCACCCGTCAAGGTTCAAAATGATGATTATTCAGATTTGATTGATGAGGATAGCCTTTTGACGGAAGAAGATTTGAAGAAACCTCAGCTACCACCTG TTGGTGATTGTGAGGTTGGAAGCACAAGGAAGGCTTGCAAGAACTGCACTTGTGGTAGAGCTGAGGAAGAGGAGAAAGTGAAGTTGGGACCGACTATGGATCAGCTGAGCAATCCACAATCAGCATGTGGCAGT TGTGGACTAGGGGATGCTTTTCGTTGCGGTACATGCCCTTACAAAGGTCTTCCCCCATTCAAACTTGGTGAAAAG GTTTCACTGTCTGAAAACTTTCTCGTGGCAGACATTTGA
- the LOC7492498 gene encoding 2-dehydro-3-deoxyphosphooctonate aldolase isoform X1: protein MDSSTALFDQLKVAEPFFLLAGPNVIESEEHILRMANHLKTISTKVGLPLVFKSSFDKANRTSSKSFRGPGMSEGLKILEKVKIAYDIPIVTDVHETIQCEPVGKVADIIQIPAFLCRQTDLLVAAAKTGKIINIKKGQFCAPSVMSNSAEKVRLAGNPNVMVCERGTMFGYSDLIVDPRNLEWIREANCPVVADITHSLQQPAGRKLDGGGVASGGLRELIPCIARTAVAVGVDGIFMEVHDDPLNAPVDGPTQWPLRHLEELLEELVAIAKVSKGKKPMNIDLTPFHE, encoded by the exons GTGATTGAATCTGAAGAACACATTCTTAGAATGGCCAACCATCTCAAGACTATCTCCACCAA AGTTGGGTTGCCACTGGTTTTTAAATCAAGCTTTGATAAAGCTAACAGGACATCCTCAAAATCATTTAGAGGTCCAGGAATGAGCGAAGGCTTGAAG ATCCTTGAGAAGGTTAAAATAGCATATGACATCCCCATTGTTACTGATGTGCATGAAACAATTCAG TGTGAACCAGTTGGCAAAGTTGCAGATATCATTCAGATTCCAGCCTTTTTATGTCGTCAG ACAGATCTTCTAGTTGCAGCTGCCAAGACTGggaaaattatcaatattaagAAAGGCCAATTCTGTGCTCCTTCT GTCATGTCAAATTCTGCTGAGAAGGTAAGATTGGCTGGAAATCCAAATGTCATGGTTTGTGAGAGGGGAACTATGTTTGGCTATA GTGATTTGATTGTTGATCCGCGTAATTTGGAATGGATCAGGGAAGCTAATTGTCCTGTT GTAGCTGACATCACACATTCACTACAACAGCCTGCTGGGAGAAAG TTGGATGGTGGAGGTGTTGCTAGTGGAGGTCTTCGTGAATTGATACCATGCATTGCAAGGACAGCAGTGGCCGTTGGGGTGGATGGAATTTTCATGGAG GTTCATGATGATCCTCTGAATGCCCCGGTGGATGGTCCAACTCAGTGG cCTCTACGCCATTTAGAGGAGCTGCTAGAAGAGCTTGTGGCAATAGCT AAGGTAAGCAAGGGGAAGAAACCGATGAACATTGATCTCACACCATTTCACGAATAG